From a single Lolium rigidum isolate FL_2022 chromosome 7, APGP_CSIRO_Lrig_0.1, whole genome shotgun sequence genomic region:
- the LOC124674695 gene encoding uncharacterized protein LOC124674695 isoform X2: protein MRLRFFSPLVFSAQILDLGAPEVPYPEFPTRSCSGNPYLYSMSSTALNWAHNAVGLIDKIVYQWFQQLKQFLQACQQIYIISRGAQNMRQDLVLELPQDILHHIHSLLPLKDAARAACVSHAFLHSWRCYSTLTLSKETLGLTHEKLGWFKEIEIHLIDKVDRILNNHRGTVLKTLKLDLFICDNISTSYLDWWLQISVKPGIEEVSLVVSTFMEKDYNFPCSILSDAIAARSIQSLHLHGCAFHPTVTLGWFRRLGTLQLHFLKINDEGLGHLLSKSLALEQLEIVCCDEITCFKMPCKLQQLKFLRVASCDMIQLVEINAPKLSSFQYEGTQLTTIAPNVRSLALRSRNEDFNMPVLPVKLLHLKKMEITLFRSVSALWPSCDFFSLIPYLDAAPYLESFILRVDQDGVGDDSVVSVGEDELRWKPEYRHHHLKRVMITGFCSTKSLVEFTRHILQHTSSLECLTLDTTIFCRRSFETWHATEKYAASGTHKCYPMCTTALAKAQRATEAASRYIAGRVPSAVKYTILKPCIHCHKC, encoded by the exons ATGCGCCTCCGCTTCTTCTCGCCCCTTGTGTTTTCAGCTCAAATTCTCGATCTGGGAGCTCCTGAGGTCCCTTATCCCGAGTTCCCGACCCGCAGCTGTAGTGGCAATCCATACCTCTACTCCATGTCCAGCACGGCGTTAAATTGGGCGCACAACGCCGTCGGACTAATCGACAAG ATAGTGTATCAATGGTTTCAGCAACTGAAACAATTCTTGCAAGCCTGCCAACAGATTTATATTATCTCTCGGGGTGCCCAAAACATGAGACAAGACCTTGTGCTTGAACTTCCACAG GACATCTTACATCATATACATTCCCTCCTGCCGCTGAAGGATGCTGCTCGTGCCGCCTGTGTATCTCATGCTTTTTTGCATTCCTGGAGATGCTATTCCACCCTCACACTCAGCAAAGAAACACTTGGGTTGACTCACGAGAAATTGGGGTGGTTTAAGGAAATAGAAATCCATCTCATCGACAAAGTTGACCGCATACTTAATAACCATCGTGGCACTGTGCTCAAGACTCTTAAACTTGATCTTTTCATTTGTGACAACATTAGCACCTCCTACTTGGACTGGTGGCTCCAAATATCTGTTAAACCTGGGATCGAGGAAGTAAGCTTGGTGGTGTCAACTTTCATGGAGAAAGACTACAACTTCCCCTGTTCGATTTTGTCCGATGCGATAGCTGCAAGATCAATTCAGTCTCTTCACCTCCACGGTTGCGCTTTTCATCCCACAGTAACACTTGGCTGGTTCAGGAGATTGGGAACTTTACAACTGCATTTTCTCAAAATTAATGACGAGGGATTAGGGCACCTGCTTTCTAAATCTCTCGCCCTGGAACAGTTGGAAATCGTTTGTTGCGACGAGATAACTTGCTTTAAGATGCCTTGTAAGCTGCAGCAGCTCAAGTTCCTTAGAGTTGCGAGCTGCGACATGATCCAGTTGGTAGAGATCAATGCTCCAAAGCTCTCCTCGTTTCAGTATGAGGGAACCCAG CTCACAACCATTGCGCCAAATGTTAGGAGCCTTGCCCTGCGTTCTCGTAATGAG GATTTCAACATGCCCGTGCTGCCTGTGAAGCTCCTTCACCTCAAGAAGATGGAAATCACCCTCTTTAGATCAGTATCGGCCTTATGGCCCAGCTGTGATTTCTTTTCGCTGATTCCTTATCTTGATGCGGCTCCTTACTTGGAATCTTTCATCTTACGC GTAGACCAGGACGGCGTAGGGGATGATTCTGTTGTTTCTGTTGGAGAGGACGAATTAAGGTGGAAGCCAGAGTACAGGCATCACCATCTCAAACGGGTGATGATCACGGGCTTTTGCTCAACCAAAAGCTTAGTGGAATTTACGAGGCACATTCTCCAGCACACTTCTTCACTGGAGTGCCTTACGCTGGACACAACTATTTTCTGCCGTAGGAGCTTCGAGACCTGGCATGCGACTGAAAAATACGCCGCCTCAGGAACTCACAAATGCTATCCAATGTGTACCACAGCTCTCGCTAAGGCTCAGAGAGCTACAGAGGCTGCTAGCAGATACATCGCGGGGAGAGTTCCCTCGGCTGTTAAGTACACGATCCTGAAGCCATGTATTCATTGCCATAAATGCTAA
- the LOC124674695 gene encoding uncharacterized protein LOC124674695 isoform X3 produces MSSTALNWAHNAVGLIDKIVYQWFQQLKQFLQACQQIYIISRGAQNMRQDLVLELPQDILHHIHSLLPLKDAARAACVSHAFLHSWRCYSTLTLSKETLGLTHEKLGWFKEIEIHLIDKVDRILNNHRGTVLKTLKLDLFICDNISTSYLDWWLQISVKPGIEEVSLVVSTFMEKDYNFPCSILSDAIAARSIQSLHLHGCAFHPTVTLGWFRRLGTLQLHFLKINDEGLGHLLSKSLALEQLEIVCCDEITCFKMPCKLQQLKFLRVASCDMIQLVEINAPKLSSFQYEGTQVEINVIDSTQLKDVELLHNKPFGTLCSAYAKLTTIAPNVRSLALRSRNEDFNMPVLPVKLLHLKKMEITLFRSVSALWPSCDFFSLIPYLDAAPYLESFILRVDQDGVGDDSVVSVGEDELRWKPEYRHHHLKRVMITGFCSTKSLVEFTRHILQHTSSLECLTLDTTIFCRRSFETWHATEKYAASGTHKCYPMCTTALAKAQRATEAASRYIAGRVPSAVKYTILKPCIHCHKC; encoded by the exons ATGTCCAGCACGGCGTTAAATTGGGCGCACAACGCCGTCGGACTAATCGACAAG ATAGTGTATCAATGGTTTCAGCAACTGAAACAATTCTTGCAAGCCTGCCAACAGATTTATATTATCTCTCGGGGTGCCCAAAACATGAGACAAGACCTTGTGCTTGAACTTCCACAG GACATCTTACATCATATACATTCCCTCCTGCCGCTGAAGGATGCTGCTCGTGCCGCCTGTGTATCTCATGCTTTTTTGCATTCCTGGAGATGCTATTCCACCCTCACACTCAGCAAAGAAACACTTGGGTTGACTCACGAGAAATTGGGGTGGTTTAAGGAAATAGAAATCCATCTCATCGACAAAGTTGACCGCATACTTAATAACCATCGTGGCACTGTGCTCAAGACTCTTAAACTTGATCTTTTCATTTGTGACAACATTAGCACCTCCTACTTGGACTGGTGGCTCCAAATATCTGTTAAACCTGGGATCGAGGAAGTAAGCTTGGTGGTGTCAACTTTCATGGAGAAAGACTACAACTTCCCCTGTTCGATTTTGTCCGATGCGATAGCTGCAAGATCAATTCAGTCTCTTCACCTCCACGGTTGCGCTTTTCATCCCACAGTAACACTTGGCTGGTTCAGGAGATTGGGAACTTTACAACTGCATTTTCTCAAAATTAATGACGAGGGATTAGGGCACCTGCTTTCTAAATCTCTCGCCCTGGAACAGTTGGAAATCGTTTGTTGCGACGAGATAACTTGCTTTAAGATGCCTTGTAAGCTGCAGCAGCTCAAGTTCCTTAGAGTTGCGAGCTGCGACATGATCCAGTTGGTAGAGATCAATGCTCCAAAGCTCTCCTCGTTTCAGTATGAGGGAACCCAGGTAGAGATCAATGTCATAGACTCCACACAACTTAAGGATGTAGAATTGTTACATAACAAACCATTTGGCACTCTCTGTTCTGCATATGCCAAGCTCACAACCATTGCGCCAAATGTTAGGAGCCTTGCCCTGCGTTCTCGTAATGAG GATTTCAACATGCCCGTGCTGCCTGTGAAGCTCCTTCACCTCAAGAAGATGGAAATCACCCTCTTTAGATCAGTATCGGCCTTATGGCCCAGCTGTGATTTCTTTTCGCTGATTCCTTATCTTGATGCGGCTCCTTACTTGGAATCTTTCATCTTACGC GTAGACCAGGACGGCGTAGGGGATGATTCTGTTGTTTCTGTTGGAGAGGACGAATTAAGGTGGAAGCCAGAGTACAGGCATCACCATCTCAAACGGGTGATGATCACGGGCTTTTGCTCAACCAAAAGCTTAGTGGAATTTACGAGGCACATTCTCCAGCACACTTCTTCACTGGAGTGCCTTACGCTGGACACAACTATTTTCTGCCGTAGGAGCTTCGAGACCTGGCATGCGACTGAAAAATACGCCGCCTCAGGAACTCACAAATGCTATCCAATGTGTACCACAGCTCTCGCTAAGGCTCAGAGAGCTACAGAGGCTGCTAGCAGATACATCGCGGGGAGAGTTCCCTCGGCTGTTAAGTACACGATCCTGAAGCCATGTATTCATTGCCATAAATGCTAA
- the LOC124674695 gene encoding F-box/FBD/LRR-repeat protein At3g26920-like isoform X1: protein MRLRFFSPLVFSAQILDLGAPEVPYPEFPTRSCSGNPYLYSMSSTALNWAHNAVGLIDKIVYQWFQQLKQFLQACQQIYIISRGAQNMRQDLVLELPQDILHHIHSLLPLKDAARAACVSHAFLHSWRCYSTLTLSKETLGLTHEKLGWFKEIEIHLIDKVDRILNNHRGTVLKTLKLDLFICDNISTSYLDWWLQISVKPGIEEVSLVVSTFMEKDYNFPCSILSDAIAARSIQSLHLHGCAFHPTVTLGWFRRLGTLQLHFLKINDEGLGHLLSKSLALEQLEIVCCDEITCFKMPCKLQQLKFLRVASCDMIQLVEINAPKLSSFQYEGTQVEINVIDSTQLKDVELLHNKPFGTLCSAYAKLTTIAPNVRSLALRSRNEDFNMPVLPVKLLHLKKMEITLFRSVSALWPSCDFFSLIPYLDAAPYLESFILRVDQDGVGDDSVVSVGEDELRWKPEYRHHHLKRVMITGFCSTKSLVEFTRHILQHTSSLECLTLDTTIFCRRSFETWHATEKYAASGTHKCYPMCTTALAKAQRATEAASRYIAGRVPSAVKYTILKPCIHCHKC, encoded by the exons ATGCGCCTCCGCTTCTTCTCGCCCCTTGTGTTTTCAGCTCAAATTCTCGATCTGGGAGCTCCTGAGGTCCCTTATCCCGAGTTCCCGACCCGCAGCTGTAGTGGCAATCCATACCTCTACTCCATGTCCAGCACGGCGTTAAATTGGGCGCACAACGCCGTCGGACTAATCGACAAG ATAGTGTATCAATGGTTTCAGCAACTGAAACAATTCTTGCAAGCCTGCCAACAGATTTATATTATCTCTCGGGGTGCCCAAAACATGAGACAAGACCTTGTGCTTGAACTTCCACAG GACATCTTACATCATATACATTCCCTCCTGCCGCTGAAGGATGCTGCTCGTGCCGCCTGTGTATCTCATGCTTTTTTGCATTCCTGGAGATGCTATTCCACCCTCACACTCAGCAAAGAAACACTTGGGTTGACTCACGAGAAATTGGGGTGGTTTAAGGAAATAGAAATCCATCTCATCGACAAAGTTGACCGCATACTTAATAACCATCGTGGCACTGTGCTCAAGACTCTTAAACTTGATCTTTTCATTTGTGACAACATTAGCACCTCCTACTTGGACTGGTGGCTCCAAATATCTGTTAAACCTGGGATCGAGGAAGTAAGCTTGGTGGTGTCAACTTTCATGGAGAAAGACTACAACTTCCCCTGTTCGATTTTGTCCGATGCGATAGCTGCAAGATCAATTCAGTCTCTTCACCTCCACGGTTGCGCTTTTCATCCCACAGTAACACTTGGCTGGTTCAGGAGATTGGGAACTTTACAACTGCATTTTCTCAAAATTAATGACGAGGGATTAGGGCACCTGCTTTCTAAATCTCTCGCCCTGGAACAGTTGGAAATCGTTTGTTGCGACGAGATAACTTGCTTTAAGATGCCTTGTAAGCTGCAGCAGCTCAAGTTCCTTAGAGTTGCGAGCTGCGACATGATCCAGTTGGTAGAGATCAATGCTCCAAAGCTCTCCTCGTTTCAGTATGAGGGAACCCAGGTAGAGATCAATGTCATAGACTCCACACAACTTAAGGATGTAGAATTGTTACATAACAAACCATTTGGCACTCTCTGTTCTGCATATGCCAAGCTCACAACCATTGCGCCAAATGTTAGGAGCCTTGCCCTGCGTTCTCGTAATGAG GATTTCAACATGCCCGTGCTGCCTGTGAAGCTCCTTCACCTCAAGAAGATGGAAATCACCCTCTTTAGATCAGTATCGGCCTTATGGCCCAGCTGTGATTTCTTTTCGCTGATTCCTTATCTTGATGCGGCTCCTTACTTGGAATCTTTCATCTTACGC GTAGACCAGGACGGCGTAGGGGATGATTCTGTTGTTTCTGTTGGAGAGGACGAATTAAGGTGGAAGCCAGAGTACAGGCATCACCATCTCAAACGGGTGATGATCACGGGCTTTTGCTCAACCAAAAGCTTAGTGGAATTTACGAGGCACATTCTCCAGCACACTTCTTCACTGGAGTGCCTTACGCTGGACACAACTATTTTCTGCCGTAGGAGCTTCGAGACCTGGCATGCGACTGAAAAATACGCCGCCTCAGGAACTCACAAATGCTATCCAATGTGTACCACAGCTCTCGCTAAGGCTCAGAGAGCTACAGAGGCTGCTAGCAGATACATCGCGGGGAGAGTTCCCTCGGCTGTTAAGTACACGATCCTGAAGCCATGTATTCATTGCCATAAATGCTAA